The genomic interval AAGCTCAAGCTTTTGGATCAGGAGTACGCAGCTATGGTTCACAACTCATGTACTGACCCCAACAGCCTGCTCCATCCAACCACAAGACTCCACATTTCCCAGTATGTCAAGCACTTGGCCAAACTGCTGAACACCAGTTCTTTGTTAAACACAGGCCCAGAAAAACACAGAATCTCTGGCACTCACTGACAGAGGGGAGTGATAATACCTGAGTGCCGGTGGTAACAATGTCCCCGGTGGTTGTAACCCCACCTGCACCTGCTCTGACTGCACCTATGAGCCGTGAAACTAATGAGAGAATCGTTGAGGGCATCATGGAGAGGCAGCAACAGCCAGAGCAGCAGAAAAAGAAGCAGACGAAAACTTGCCTTGCCaatgggcagccaaagtctctgtATGAGCCTGATGGTTCTTCTGTCCATTTTTTTTATCAGCAAGTTCTTGTCAAGAACTTTTTACTATTCAacaaaagtttttaaagcctACAGTGCAGAAGGACTAACAAACCCCAGAATACAATTTCAAGATTTCATGGAGACTGAGTTCTTTCAGAAGGAGCTTGATGCAACAGAAAAAAATCAGTGGTGGAGAAAGGACAGAAAAAGCAGAAAAGGCCTGAATCTCAGCCAGTTGGTTGTGTGTGTAGATTCTGCAAAATGCAACTGAAGCAGGGCCTAAAGAGTCCCAATATAAACACAGGCTTTCCTGGAGAACCAGGGAAAGATATTTACTGCCCTGCCAAAGTTTTTTCCCTGAAAAGATCAGGGCATAGAGAGAGAGGACCTGGAAAGAGTTTCAGGCTTCTGCTTTTTATGAAAAGGAAAACCAGAGATGGATGGCAGAACAAGTAAAATAAATGGAAAAGCATCCCTATAGAGATCTTTTGGCTTTCTTGTTTGTTTATCTTTTTATTAacacattgtattttaaatggtgctGTATTTTGTGTATGGTGGTTGTGACaatgtgtgtaatgtgtattAATGGTTGTCAGACCATTTAGATTCTTTTTCATGTACATATTTACAGTACTACTGATATTGTATTGTAACATTCTTGTGCCCAGCACTGTGTAATAGTACAGGCTGAACTGTGTCTCTGGTTACTTCATATATCACCAACCATCATACAGTTTTCTGATTAAAAGGAAGCCTTGTGATGACCAAGCTGAAACTACTTTCAAACAATTGAAAAACTTGAATTGCTTCATTGGTACAGTATGTCTCTGTTTGCaggatattttattctattatattgccaaaattaaaatctgaaataatttgagatttttatattgtgttttgtcctaaaactaaaacatttttcattcAACACTTTGATTTAATAATGATTCATACTTAGTAAAACctaatttttatttcttatttacatttaaaataagtaattgaaTGTTATATTCCTGAATTTAGTTGTCTGTTTTTGTGCTTATAATGCATAAAGTTTTGTGAAACGATGTTTCAAAGTTGCATTGAGTGGGATTCTAACCCTGGTCCAGAGAAACGCAccccaaaaatgtgaaaaaaaatctgattggctgtgacaTCATTGAAGCACCTTGGACAGCAGCTCCAAAGCTtcaatttgattggctgtcaCTGAGTTCCAAGAATAGGACTGGCTGTCCAGTATGGCATGCTGTGGCTTAGTTGATTAAAGTACCTGTGTAATAAACAAGTGGTCCTTGGTTTGAAACTCAGTGGTGCCTTTTTGGTATAAGGAAAATGTGTAAAATTGCACAACACTACTCTTACTGTAGTTACTGTGCTTGCAATTACTCTGCTGCAATATGTGTTACCTATCTGACATGATGAACAGATATTGTTCTGAAATTATGAATCACTGAGTTGAGATTTTACTTCTATTTTATGACTGCTGTAAAATGGTTTTGACCTGAACATTAACCTGTAATGAAAACCATTTCTTCTAATGGCAAGAGCTAATCTTCATTCATATATTCACATATCAGActtaatatgtttaaaatgatgttatTTTGAAAGATTGAGTACACATTGTATAAGTTCATTTATGGTTTATTACTTGAAAAGCAGCTTGTTCTACACTTTTATTGCGGGCTTATTACaaataagaccagaaacataaGTCTTATTATTTGGAATAGAACAAAATGATTTAATTCATCATTTTTGTATGGGGACATCTTcacttattataaaaataaaaaagtatggtTAGAAATTGTAAAAACTATCAAACAAAACATATTAGTCAAATACTGAACAATTTATTAATATCCTAATTTCACTAGCTACACTGGCACATGCCTGCTAGCACCTGAATGATAGGTTATTTTCCCATCATAGCCTAGATTCATTTTTTAACCTCCAGAGGTTTCTGCAACTGCTGGCCATGCAAATCATGCACCTTCCACTCCATGTCTTCAAAGACAGTGTAGTTGTAGGTCTTGTAATTTAGCATGTCTCGGGCGCGGAACACCTTGTTGGATTCATAAAGGTTGCTCCAATAACGTGGGAGGGGTTGGAATCCTCCCAGGTGGGCAAGCTCATCATTGTAGGCCCACTGTTCAGAATCCAGCTTGAGGATGTGGCGGGTGGCAATCCCACGAGCACGGCGGGCAGCAATGTCCAATTCAGTGTCTCTTTCCATCTCTTGACGTGACGGAAGGGAGAAAGAACCATCCAACACTGACAGGACGAACTGAGACTGGGGAAAAGTGAGTGGTGGAACAGACAGAAGAGagacaaaaaaagtaaaaaattaaacCTTCAAAATATCACCTACTGTATACACATAAAGCATGTAATAAGAATGTAAAAGCAGATGCAAAAACTCAAATTAATATAATGGGGAATTGTATTAAAAAAGATGTAGACTACTATATTCCCTCAATCAAATAATCACTTGCCTTCCCTTGCCACTCCACTCACCTGAATGTGGAAATGTGGGAAGGGACATATAGCTCTGCAGATGCCCACTATAAAGAGTGATGGGTAGGCCGGAGGTATTAGGAACTTATAGAGTGGCCAGACCAGGTGTTCTTGGACTCTAACACCCACTTTCTCGTCCAGAAAAGGAAAAGTGAAGTTGTAGCCTGTACAGAACAGGAACACCTCTGGCTTGGACCTTTCACCATCTTTGAACTCTAGAGAGCCATCATCTAGTACAGCAGTTACCGGAGGAGCCTGCTGGACTCCTGGAGGAAGAGGGCAGGTCAAAGGGCGCTGTCCATGACTTAGAATAACCTGGGGGTAAATAATGGTAAAAGGTAAATGAAAGCAGACAATACTTTTTTATGTTTGCAGACCTAAGCATACTGCAAGTCATGCTCTTTTCTTAAATCttagcatgtacagtatatacgtaACTTTGCTCTAACATTCACTCACTCACCGTCACATGCTTGGGATTTTCACCAAACAATATTATATACTCGGCTCTTTATAAAGACCCGGCAcgtatctatcacaaatggatctacaaaatgctaagatagtgtaaaattgtaaaagcattttcaagacaattagaaaataatactatagaatatattctgatttatgtctatgttttatttttcatatatcaaagagatgatgcaacacaTCAGGACAAGTAAaaaggattcattactttcacactgaaatgtcatgagatgcaactggctgtcaaacacacattGAGCTATACATGACCCATAAGAttcacataagatacacataagctacacagaagtattaactcaggcacttattgagtataaacagatgcacaacttacatcatttcagtagtacacccaaatgacaatagtcatgtcatactgttcatgtgttgtacttgctatagtttatttcCACGTTGCATTTTCATCttatagcaatgtcaaatgtaaaccaagtcaatcactgaaacaacagagcCACCTttagtaagaaatagcatgtataatacagtatgtacagtatgtgtacacacatacagtatgggatactgataattcatcactgttgcacagaaaatcaatgtgatatagtatttatttgtatgaatatagtactaatttctcttgtaataaacaaagaaatagatatcctgtgatagtaaacttgaagaggtgtgggcacaactccaaaaaatggttgaggtacagggggtggaatgactTCCTAGGTCACTAAAGACTCGATGTATGCATTTAAACGTTAAACCACACGAAATGGTGATATACTATTACAAATTAGTAAGCAGTTTACCTTAGCATCGACATTTGAGAGCTCCATGGCAACATCTAACCCAGAGAGACCAGCTCCCAGTAGCACCACTGACTTTCCCGCCAAAGTTTCAGCACTACGGTAATCATGACTGTGCATCAGAGTGCCTAAAGGCACACATAGCGATTAACAAATACAGACACTTCTGGACAAAAATTAGTGttgcaggattacattaattccattaattaatgcacaaaacatttaatttttcgaCAAGTTTCATTGCAAACTCAGTTACTAAGTCTGCAGCCCGAAAACATGCAGCATACATCTACataataatgcattaataaatgaatagataGAGCATTTTTATTATTCAAGATATAGCTTTCTATCATTCACTCATACAATGAATCCCTGCCTGCTAATCATTATACTTTATTGCTCCAATCTCAACAGAGCAAGAAATGTTCACTTTTAGTTACtaatataattaaaacaattatacatgttaaataatataatgatTAACCAAAATTGAGCCATGATTCAATCTCAGCAACCCCCATGCTGATAAACTGATAACATATTGCAACAGCAAAGCTCTCAATAGGAATTTGCAAGTCTAGGCACATTTTCTGCCAAGCACACAGATACTTGGTATTTAAGCTGTCAGATGTTCTTAAACTTCACAAAAGTACACATGTACTATGTATGTATGAAAGAGAAAACCTTTGAATTTTTCCAGTCCAGGTATTGCAGGGATGTAAGGGTCATAGAAATGTCTGGAATAAACACACATCATTTGATTTGTAAGACAGTAGAT from Myxocyprinus asiaticus isolate MX2 ecotype Aquarium Trade chromosome 1, UBuf_Myxa_2, whole genome shotgun sequence carries:
- the LOC127436296 gene encoding uncharacterized protein LOC127436296 — protein: MAGLGKLRVAVIGAGAAGLCAARHLLSRPDTFAPPAVYELTKSVGGTWVYEERVGCYDSGLPIHSSMYRDLRTNIPKEVMSFPDFPFAKHLPSFVHHTEVRKYLEQYCDHFGLWDHIKFGTMVASVTPVEVKGGWNGMAWNVTSNDGLDHSKSITERFDAVMVCNGHFYDPYIPAIPGLEKFKGTLMHSHDYRSAETLAGKSVVLLGAGLSGLDVAMELSNVDAKVILSHGQRPLTCPLPPGVQQAPPVTAVLDDGSLEFKDGERSKPEVFLFCTGYNFTFPFLDEKVGVRVQEHLVWPLYKFLIPPAYPSLFIVGICRAICPFPHFHIQSQFVLSVLDGSFSLPSRQEMERDTELDIAARRARGIATRHILKLDSEQWAYNDELAHLGGFQPLPRYWSNLYESNKVFRARDMLNYKTYNYTVFEDMEWKVHDLHGQQLQKPLEVKK